The following proteins are co-located in the Pseudomonas synxantha genome:
- a CDS encoding GNAT family N-acetyltransferase, with the protein MPVDTHPIRILSQRLSIEPFCERDAAESFPCITASLTRYMSWEPPASLEEYAQVWRQWLPAIADGSDIVFTVRELVNARFTGLVGLHHTGSETPELGIWIREDKHGLGFGGEAVRAVVQWASQWVAAESFIYPVATQNHASRRIAEALGGVVIERRMAEKYDSVVYRIPGV; encoded by the coding sequence ATGCCAGTAGACACCCACCCAATCCGCATTCTCTCGCAACGCCTTAGCATTGAGCCCTTCTGCGAGCGGGACGCTGCTGAGTCCTTCCCTTGTATCACTGCGTCTCTGACGCGCTACATGTCTTGGGAGCCGCCTGCCTCGCTAGAAGAGTACGCGCAAGTCTGGCGGCAATGGCTGCCTGCGATAGCGGATGGCAGCGACATCGTGTTCACGGTCAGGGAGCTGGTGAATGCCCGTTTTACCGGATTGGTCGGGCTGCACCATACTGGCAGTGAAACACCGGAGTTGGGTATCTGGATCCGTGAAGATAAACATGGGTTGGGGTTTGGTGGTGAAGCGGTGCGGGCGGTTGTTCAGTGGGCTAGCCAGTGGGTGGCGGCAGAGAGCTTCATCTATCCTGTTGCGACGCAGAACCATGCTAGTCGACGTATTGCCGAAGCTTTGGGGGGAGTGGTCATCGAGAGGCGGATGGCGGAGAAATATGATTCGGTTGTGTACCGGATACCGGGGGTTTAA
- the drt3b gene encoding antiviral reverse transcriptase Drt3b, with the protein MSRKKALSINFPVERVVLSDVLPYEVPIVFSNRYFYRFLCEHYIKFNGNRISWRYRDEVLDNLVKMVLGVQPTTAVRHATDNGRPVSIIELDKSDLVHTVPFIFSTTHKQDQLRQLSLMHPKGQLLVVDFYDQFKDLMIYYTGRSEFSLRSPRRVAGCTYIDFRSQIERQDKSDTLVEVDGENYENLKSFFVYERFSNVFKFYESREHLLSERDFRTLTKFDVSGCFDSIYTHSLAWAIYGKDFAKQNLKAILGSFAGKFDSLMQKLNHNETNGILIGPEVSRIFAEIILQAVDIDIAGKLLEKGYVHNSDFKIYRYVDDYFVFYNSDEVCHQIKMTLQESLKLYKLSLNKGKEETLGRPIITPISIAKKRISDLFDRALAYEVASEVKEGETFPRGQIYIGRSSLITDFKSILATSGVNYGEILNYSLSVVERKIGSLIESYKKIEKVSGVDKSFSKSMEALLGFVFFIYAVSPKVNTTIKLCRICQRVLSFYKFENIGLSYEASISQVIYERCRSVMDHNSDGKSAKIEVMYLLVLMRQLGKNYRIDEKVLGHSFGFELLDGHYQAKSSLNYFSIITLLFYIENKTRYSLLRNALEKHILEKFRLKQDSLVGDSEMIHLALDLIACPFVSNETKIRVSQLYGVPANNLLRIQKYSEYWFTKWGEFDFSKELDAKVSQEVY; encoded by the coding sequence ATGTCTAGAAAAAAAGCATTATCCATAAACTTTCCTGTAGAGCGGGTAGTATTGTCTGACGTGCTTCCATATGAAGTTCCGATAGTTTTTTCGAATAGATATTTTTATAGATTCCTATGTGAGCACTATATAAAGTTTAACGGAAACAGAATTTCATGGCGCTACAGGGATGAAGTGCTAGACAACCTTGTAAAAATGGTTCTAGGTGTTCAACCTACTACGGCTGTTCGACATGCAACCGATAACGGCAGACCTGTATCCATAATAGAACTAGACAAATCAGACCTTGTCCATACTGTTCCTTTCATTTTCTCGACTACGCATAAGCAGGATCAGTTGCGCCAGTTGTCGCTAATGCATCCAAAGGGTCAGTTGCTGGTGGTAGATTTCTATGACCAATTTAAAGATCTGATGATTTATTATACTGGTCGAAGTGAATTCAGCCTTCGATCACCAAGGCGAGTTGCTGGGTGTACGTATATTGACTTTCGCTCGCAAATTGAGCGGCAGGATAAATCTGACACTTTGGTAGAAGTAGATGGCGAAAATTATGAGAATTTAAAATCTTTTTTTGTATATGAACGATTCAGTAATGTTTTCAAATTTTACGAGTCGAGAGAGCACCTCCTTAGCGAGCGCGATTTCAGAACCCTTACTAAATTTGATGTTTCAGGGTGTTTTGATAGCATATATACTCACTCGCTAGCATGGGCGATATACGGAAAAGATTTTGCAAAGCAGAATCTTAAAGCTATATTAGGGTCATTTGCGGGTAAGTTTGACTCATTGATGCAAAAGTTGAACCATAACGAAACGAATGGAATACTAATCGGCCCGGAGGTTTCAAGAATTTTCGCTGAAATAATCCTCCAGGCAGTTGATATTGATATCGCAGGCAAATTGCTTGAAAAGGGATATGTACATAACTCAGACTTTAAGATTTATCGCTACGTAGATGATTACTTCGTCTTTTACAACAGTGATGAAGTCTGTCACCAGATAAAAATGACACTCCAGGAAAGCTTAAAACTATATAAGTTATCATTAAATAAGGGGAAGGAGGAAACCCTAGGGCGCCCTATAATCACGCCGATATCTATCGCAAAAAAGCGTATCTCTGATCTTTTTGATCGTGCGCTAGCTTATGAGGTCGCTTCAGAAGTTAAGGAAGGTGAAACATTTCCAAGGGGTCAGATTTATATTGGAAGGTCTTCACTTATAACTGACTTTAAGTCCATTCTTGCAACCTCTGGAGTCAACTATGGCGAAATTCTTAATTATTCTCTTTCAGTAGTCGAGCGAAAAATTGGCTCTTTGATTGAATCTTACAAAAAAATAGAGAAAGTTAGCGGTGTCGATAAAAGTTTTTCAAAATCAATGGAAGCCCTTCTAGGTTTTGTATTTTTTATCTATGCAGTATCGCCAAAAGTCAATACAACGATTAAGCTTTGTCGAATATGTCAGCGCGTTCTTTCTTTTTATAAGTTTGAGAACATAGGGCTCAGCTATGAAGCATCAATCTCGCAAGTGATATACGAAAGATGCCGGAGTGTTATGGATCATAATTCAGATGGCAAAAGCGCGAAAATTGAGGTCATGTATCTTCTGGTTTTAATGCGCCAGCTTGGTAAAAACTATCGTATAGATGAAAAAGTGCTTGGCCATAGCTTCGGCTTTGAACTTTTAGACGGACATTATCAAGCGAAATCCAGCTTGAATTATTTCTCCATAATAACTCTTCTTTTTTATATAGAAAATAAAACTCGTTATTCATTGCTTAGAAACGCTTTGGAAAAACATATATTGGAGAAATTTAGGCTGAAGCAGGACTCATTGGTCGGTGACTCTGAAATGATTCATTTAGCGTTAGATCTTATCGCATGCCCCTTCGTGAGTAACGAGACCAAGATTAGAGTTTCACAGTTGTACGGCGTGCCTGCAAACAACCTGCTAAGAATTCAAAAGTATAGCGAATATTGGTTCACCAAATGGGGCGAATTCGACTTTTCTAAAGAGCTAGACGCTAAGGTCAGTCAGGAAGTATATTGA
- the drt3a gene encoding antiviral reverse transcriptase Drt3a — MDQSFSIKNLNDLLKGDREKGGDLEERYIPAAFDIRVKLYELNKLKSFSRYRFRTGKITPAFYEKRMSRLTMVIDKRKIQHGRLVDFELERVSRIISGKEFRINVALLPALVGGKKVYGVGNSLEQVLAIRFVQRALKVLYEIRMPPRDILVSQIKSLALDGVPKYIIRSDVESFYESVRHKELLDGIHQAPELSVLIKRILTRLMKDYVVVSGDENGLPRGIGISAYLSEIYLSSIDTEIRRQDNLFYYARYVDDMVLMYAPQRKELAAKYLETLSEILHGKGLKFNDKTKPIDLLEEFKGKFDYLGYTFDVSSSSSGVQLSQRKINKYRSRIDRAFSDYDSKFTFIPKKSEEELVLRCLFLTGNMRLFNRKSNAFIGVYFSNKYITDTSQLSGLDHYFRNKIKGVVSPSLTRKLSKLSFEKGFKEKLFRNFDSKQLSELSRGWKHV; from the coding sequence ATGGATCAGTCTTTTTCAATAAAAAATCTTAATGATTTGCTTAAAGGCGATAGGGAGAAAGGAGGGGATCTTGAAGAACGATATATTCCTGCTGCCTTCGATATAAGAGTCAAACTCTACGAACTGAACAAACTTAAATCATTTTCGAGGTACCGATTCCGCACTGGAAAAATTACGCCAGCGTTCTATGAGAAGCGTATGTCGCGCCTGACCATGGTTATAGATAAGCGCAAAATTCAGCACGGACGTTTAGTTGACTTTGAGCTTGAAAGGGTCTCTAGGATAATTAGTGGAAAAGAATTCAGAATAAATGTAGCTCTCCTTCCTGCTCTGGTTGGAGGAAAAAAAGTTTACGGAGTCGGAAATAGTTTAGAGCAGGTTCTTGCAATTAGATTTGTTCAGAGAGCACTGAAGGTCCTGTACGAGATCCGCATGCCGCCACGCGATATACTAGTTAGTCAAATAAAGTCATTAGCTTTAGATGGCGTGCCCAAATATATAATAAGGTCGGATGTCGAGTCGTTTTATGAGTCAGTCAGACACAAGGAATTGCTTGATGGAATTCACCAGGCTCCAGAGCTATCGGTACTGATTAAAAGGATTTTAACGCGACTTATGAAAGATTACGTCGTCGTTTCTGGGGACGAAAACGGATTGCCGCGCGGCATAGGAATAAGTGCTTATCTATCTGAGATATATCTGTCGAGTATTGACACTGAAATTAGACGACAGGATAACTTATTTTATTACGCCAGATACGTTGATGACATGGTGCTTATGTATGCCCCCCAGCGAAAGGAGCTTGCAGCGAAATACTTAGAGACTCTCAGCGAGATACTTCATGGAAAGGGGCTTAAATTCAACGACAAAACGAAACCCATTGATTTGCTAGAAGAGTTCAAAGGTAAATTTGATTACCTGGGATATACATTTGACGTATCTAGTAGCTCTTCCGGCGTGCAACTGAGCCAAAGAAAAATCAATAAATATAGATCGCGTATCGACAGAGCTTTCTCAGATTACGACTCAAAGTTTACATTCATTCCAAAGAAGTCTGAAGAGGAGTTGGTGCTTAGGTGCCTCTTCCTAACCGGAAATATGCGCTTATTCAATAGGAAAAGCAACGCATTCATCGGTGTTTACTTCAGCAATAAGTATATAACTGATACTAGTCAGCTTTCCGGGTTAGATCACTACTTTCGCAATAAAATCAAAGGCGTAGTTAGTCCATCATTGACGAGAAAGCTCTCGAAGCTATCTTTTGAAAAAGGTTTCAAAGAAAAACTATTTAGAAATTTTGATTCCAAGCAGCTTTCAGAACTTTCGCGAGGTTGGAAGCATGTCTAG
- a CDS encoding DUF6124 family protein: MSKADSSALFNVAPNASNESLITNSYETFTSVSTLVLDLSEDLNGKHRDIALAIHQLSELGVLLTARLLDREVPCPG, encoded by the coding sequence ATGTCAAAAGCAGATTCAAGTGCCCTCTTCAACGTTGCCCCCAACGCCAGCAACGAAAGCCTCATCACCAACAGCTACGAAACCTTCACCAGCGTCAGCACCCTGGTGCTCGACCTGTCCGAAGACCTCAACGGCAAACACCGCGACATCGCCTTGGCTATTCACCAACTGAGCGAACTGGGCGTACTCCTCACTGCCAGACTGCTCGACCGCGAAGTGCCCTGCCCAGGCTGA
- a CDS encoding DUF2846 domain-containing protein — MKRSTLLWVGLFAALASLTGCISGPDLKGQPFFTSPAEPRADEATVYFYRTAASIGDGVAPTIQVDGRAVGSLPSGSFFKAGMPAGKHSIASTSPPIISGMVNKRFDINVENGKVYYIADQLSISVYKDGQTLGEVDEGSFGGTMFYSRYALVPAEEALRSIKWCQELPATAR, encoded by the coding sequence ATGAAGCGCTCTACGCTACTCTGGGTCGGCCTGTTCGCAGCCCTGGCCTCACTGACCGGCTGCATCAGCGGTCCGGACCTAAAAGGCCAACCGTTCTTCACATCACCGGCAGAGCCCCGTGCGGATGAGGCCACGGTGTATTTCTATCGCACGGCGGCCAGCATCGGTGACGGGGTGGCCCCGACCATTCAGGTCGATGGCCGCGCTGTCGGCAGCTTGCCTTCCGGTAGTTTTTTCAAGGCCGGCATGCCCGCCGGCAAGCACAGCATCGCCTCCACCTCGCCACCGATCATCAGCGGTATGGTGAACAAGCGTTTCGATATCAACGTCGAGAATGGAAAGGTGTATTACATCGCCGACCAACTCAGCATCTCCGTCTACAAGGACGGGCAGACCTTGGGTGAAGTCGACGAGGGTAGTTTCGGTGGAACAATGTTTTACTCGCGCTACGCGCTTGTGCCTGCCGAGGAAGCGCTGCGTTCTATCAAGTGGTGCCAGGAGCTGCCGGCAACCGCACGGTAA
- a CDS encoding GMC oxidoreductase: MSTLHTQNIETADVIVVGAGMAGSVMAYQLGLAGLKVLVLESGPAIPPNRSEYLERFYTAVFKSPESPYPPEQTEQTPAKQFAPRATIQDLITAGSDDPDKVQKSYLVQKGPHLFASTYERVGGGTMWHWMGTALRLLPNDFRMRTAYNVGVDWPISYDDLQTAYCRAEQEIGVSADVASQTYLGVTFPQGYQYSMHGIPPSLVDQGLGKAIDGTQYQGITLKVRQTPAGRNSQSDNGRRVCAGNTSCTPICPIQAKYDATVTMAKALDTGNVRILYQAVASQVQVDANGVTGIDFIQYQNNGTHQNGTAQGKRYVIAAHAIETPKLLLNSIGPHSAKGVANSSGQVGQALADHPVYLAWGLMPEGKPLFPFRGPLSSSGIEDMRDGPFRSQRAAWRIEIGNEGWNWSVNDPYTSVCDFIDGTNHGGANPNNQALSGVALVQQLNSVLTRQFRLGFLIEQVEKDPDKALCRVERAEGFTDGLGLIRPQITYELSDYTKEGFKQARLAATHIITKLMGATELTDLNPELKPGSQTVFKYDGQNYAFFGAGHLMGTYRMGSDRTKSVVDKDQRSWDHPNLFLVGDGVFPTTGTANPTLTITALTFQAADVVASDLLKRTVQVQANQAWQGTGVQVNGHSWQLAVCTGGQWTANPGTGMVGAAGNSRLTAKPGYTLPGQAEGALIGRIGNSGAPFLVGNQAQLPRGQQGELQLCINDDLTGRYGAGLSDNRGSLTVEVRFGTV, encoded by the coding sequence ATGAGCACTCTACACACCCAGAACATCGAAACCGCCGATGTGATCGTCGTGGGCGCCGGCATGGCCGGCAGCGTCATGGCCTATCAGTTGGGCCTGGCCGGCTTGAAAGTGCTGGTGCTCGAGTCGGGCCCGGCGATCCCGCCTAACCGCAGCGAGTACCTGGAGCGTTTCTACACTGCCGTGTTCAAGTCGCCCGAGTCGCCATACCCACCGGAGCAGACCGAGCAGACCCCGGCCAAACAGTTCGCCCCGCGGGCGACTATTCAGGACTTGATCACTGCCGGCAGCGACGACCCGGACAAGGTGCAGAAGAGCTACCTGGTACAAAAGGGGCCGCACCTGTTCGCCAGCACCTACGAGCGGGTAGGCGGCGGCACCATGTGGCACTGGATGGGCACGGCCCTGCGCCTGCTGCCCAACGACTTTCGCATGCGCACTGCGTACAACGTCGGGGTCGACTGGCCGATCAGCTACGACGACCTGCAAACCGCCTACTGCCGCGCCGAGCAAGAGATAGGCGTCTCCGCCGATGTCGCGTCGCAGACCTACCTGGGCGTGACCTTCCCCCAGGGCTATCAATACAGCATGCACGGCATCCCGCCGTCGTTGGTCGACCAGGGCCTGGGCAAAGCCATCGATGGCACCCAGTACCAGGGCATCACCCTCAAAGTGCGGCAAACCCCGGCCGGGCGCAACTCGCAGAGCGACAACGGCCGCCGGGTGTGCGCCGGCAACACCAGCTGCACGCCGATCTGCCCGATCCAGGCCAAGTACGATGCCACCGTGACCATGGCCAAGGCACTGGATACCGGCAATGTGCGTATCCTCTACCAGGCCGTGGCGAGCCAGGTGCAGGTCGATGCCAACGGGGTCACGGGTATCGATTTCATCCAGTACCAGAACAACGGCACGCACCAGAACGGCACGGCCCAGGGCAAGCGCTACGTGATCGCCGCCCACGCGATCGAAACGCCGAAGCTGCTGCTCAACTCCATCGGCCCGCACAGCGCCAAAGGGGTCGCCAACAGCAGCGGCCAGGTCGGCCAGGCGTTGGCCGATCACCCGGTGTACCTGGCCTGGGGCCTGATGCCCGAAGGCAAGCCGCTGTTCCCGTTCCGCGGGCCGTTGTCCAGCTCGGGGATCGAGGACATGCGCGATGGCCCGTTCCGCAGCCAGCGTGCCGCCTGGCGTATCGAGATCGGCAACGAGGGTTGGAACTGGTCGGTAAACGACCCCTACACCTCGGTCTGCGATTTCATCGACGGCACCAACCATGGCGGCGCCAACCCCAATAACCAGGCGTTGTCCGGCGTGGCGCTGGTGCAGCAGCTCAACAGCGTGCTGACCCGCCAATTCCGCTTGGGCTTCTTGATCGAGCAGGTCGAGAAAGACCCCGACAAAGCGCTGTGCCGGGTAGAGAGGGCCGAGGGGTTCACCGACGGTTTGGGCCTGATCAGGCCACAGATCACCTACGAACTATCCGACTACACCAAGGAGGGTTTCAAGCAGGCGCGCCTGGCCGCCACGCATATCATCACCAAGCTGATGGGCGCCACCGAGCTGACCGACCTGAACCCTGAACTCAAGCCCGGCTCGCAAACGGTGTTCAAGTACGACGGCCAGAACTACGCGTTCTTCGGCGCTGGCCACCTGATGGGCACCTACCGCATGGGCTCGGACCGCACCAAGTCAGTGGTAGACAAGGACCAGCGCAGCTGGGACCACCCCAACCTGTTCCTGGTCGGCGACGGCGTGTTCCCCACCACCGGCACTGCCAACCCGACCTTGACCATCACCGCGCTGACCTTCCAGGCCGCCGACGTGGTCGCCAGCGACCTGCTCAAGCGTACTGTGCAGGTGCAGGCCAACCAGGCCTGGCAAGGCACCGGCGTGCAGGTCAACGGGCATAGCTGGCAACTGGCGGTGTGCACCGGTGGGCAGTGGACGGCCAACCCGGGCACCGGGATGGTCGGCGCGGCGGGCAACTCAAGGTTGACCGCCAAGCCCGGCTATACCTTGCCCGGTCAAGCGGAAGGCGCGTTGATCGGGCGTATCGGCAACAGCGGCGCGCCGTTCCTGGTCGGCAACCAGGCGCAATTGCCGCGTGGCCAGCAGGGGGAGTTGCAACTGTGCATCAATGACGACCTGACCGGGCGCTACGGGGCTGGCCTGAGCGATAACAGGGGCAGCCTGACGGTGGAGGTGCGTTTCGGCACGGTGTAA
- a CDS encoding sorbitol dehydrogenase yields MSDPNLQDFIDLSAVLTGLSAKLLAPSPDPIKLPPLFFATAQQGMGTAAFSNLLGLYASIKNQPPAQIASAVLGNSDPQIAQGARSIMKLWLLGSWYQPYNQGTARTGDTRVVSDQAYKESWAWKIAQSHPMGYSQYHFGYWAEQPPTLKQFTGVDAKEGQQP; encoded by the coding sequence ATGAGCGACCCGAACCTGCAAGACTTCATCGACCTGTCCGCTGTGCTCACTGGCCTGTCAGCCAAACTGCTGGCGCCTTCCCCCGACCCGATCAAACTGCCGCCGCTGTTCTTCGCCACTGCCCAGCAAGGCATGGGCACTGCTGCGTTCAGCAACCTGCTGGGGCTGTACGCCAGCATCAAGAACCAACCGCCTGCGCAAATCGCCAGCGCGGTGCTCGGCAACTCGGACCCGCAGATCGCCCAGGGCGCCCGCTCGATCATGAAGCTGTGGCTGCTTGGCAGCTGGTACCAGCCTTATAACCAAGGCACCGCCCGCACGGGTGACACCCGCGTGGTCTCCGACCAGGCCTACAAGGAAAGCTGGGCGTGGAAAATCGCCCAATCCCACCCCATGGGCTACAGCCAGTACCACTTCGGCTACTGGGCCGAGCAGCCACCGACCCTCAAGCAATTCACCGGTGTCGACGCCAAGGAAGGGCAGCAACCATGA